One part of the Vicia villosa cultivar HV-30 ecotype Madison, WI linkage group LG6, Vvil1.0, whole genome shotgun sequence genome encodes these proteins:
- the LOC131613827 gene encoding uncharacterized protein LOC131613827, which produces MAASNSSSAARQWMDLQELLTHVTPRMGVKDSFKWRIDKDDVFTVMSCFSWFFAKLSGPTLNDQVIKAATFLWNLNAPSNFLFFGWRIIHDRIATKDNLLKRVILDVNDSFCVFCSITEETLLHLLGGF; this is translated from the coding sequence ATGGCTGCCAGTAATAGCAGCAGTGCAGCGCGGCAGTGGATGGATCTTCAGGAGTTACTCACTCATGTTACTCCAAGGATGGGTGTTAAGGACTCCTTCAAATGGCGCATTGACAAGGACGACGTTTTCACAGTAATGTCTTGTTTTTCTTGGTTTTTCGCAAAGTTGTCAGGGCCTACTCTTAATGATCAAGTGATAAAAGCTGCAACTTTTTTGTGGAATCTTAATGCCCCTTCAAACTTCTTGTTCTTTGGTTGGAGAATTATTCATGATAGAATTGCTACCAAGGATAATTTGCTCAAAAGGGTTATCTTAGATGTCAACGACTCTTTTTGTGTATTTTGTTCGATAACGGAGGAAACATTACTCCATTTGTTAGGAGGCTTCTGA